ATGTAACCCAAGCGGGAGAACGCATTATTTTATCCGCAGGTGGCTATGGAGGCAAAGGAAACTGCAATTTTGCCACTCCTACAAATCAAGCACCGCGGATAGCGACTCCGGGAATTAAGACCGAAGAAATGGAACTGGAACTGATTTTGAAACTGATGGCAGATGTGGGTTTAGTCGGTTTTCCCAATGCCGGGAAATCCACCCTTTTAAGTGTGCTATCTGCAGCCCGACCGAAAATAGCGGATTATGAATTTACCACTTTGGAACCAATGTTGGGAGTAGTTTCTGTGAGTGATTATCAAAGTTTTGTGCTGGCAGATATTCCGGGAATAATTAAAGGAGCGCATTCCGGTAAGGGTTTGGGAGACCAATTCCTGCGTCATATTCAACGCACTCATCTTTTGCTTTTTTTAATTGATATTGCCAGTCCTGATCCTTTGGAGGCATACAAAACTTTGCGCTCGGAATTGTATCTGTATGATTCCTTTATGGATAAAAAACCCTATTTGGTGGTTATCAGCAAAACCGATACTCTTCCGCAGGAAGAATTAAAGATAAAACTTGCTGCCATCGGCGAAGCATTTAAGCAGCAATATAATGAAGATATCTTAGCCGTTTCCGCAGTTTCCAGAGAAGGTTTGGAAGCCCTTAAATACAAGATATATGAACTTTTGCAGCAGAGCCGCTGAATGACTAAACTGCAAACCTGGCTCTGTTTAAAATCAGCTCCTCTTTTAGGACAACGAGGCACTCTGGAGCTGTTACAGAATTATCCGAATCCGCAAGATTTTGTGGGCAATCCTCTGCACCCTGTATATCAATCAGCCAAACTAAAACCTGCTACTATAGAACATTTAAGCTCTTGTGTTCTGCCGGAAAACTACAACCGGATTTTAGCTTTGCTGGAAAAACATCAGATTCAATATCTTTGTTTAACCGATCCTGATTATCCCGCTGCCTTAAAAGAAATATTTGATCCACCTTTGATTTTG
The Candidatus Cloacimonas sp. DNA segment above includes these coding regions:
- the obgE gene encoding GTPase ObgE — translated: MFIDYTQIKIKSGNGGDGAVSFRHEKYVPKGGPDGGDGGKGGDVIAIGDSNLNTLLDYRYHKVYKAGNGKPGAGAKKSGSSGADCILRLPLGTEIYALEGEKRYKLADVTQAGERIILSAGGYGGKGNCNFATPTNQAPRIATPGIKTEEMELELILKLMADVGLVGFPNAGKSTLLSVLSAARPKIADYEFTTLEPMLGVVSVSDYQSFVLADIPGIIKGAHSGKGLGDQFLRHIQRTHLLLFLIDIASPDPLEAYKTLRSELYLYDSFMDKKPYLVVISKTDTLPQEELKIKLAAIGEAFKQQYNEDILAVSAVSREGLEALKYKIYELLQQSR